One window from the genome of Pseudomonas fluorescens encodes:
- a CDS encoding nuclear transport factor 2 family protein yields the protein MSAYLQRFAQAFAKLDASRLGELDELYSVDIHFQDPLHRIEGLTALREYFAQLYANAHDVRYDFHAFDEVAPGEGYLRWTLHFRHPRLAGGAPIALQGCSHLRWTDRVYHHQDFFDAGALLYEHLPLLGPAVRWLKRRLA from the coding sequence ATGTCCGCCTATCTCCAGCGTTTCGCCCAGGCTTTCGCCAAGCTGGACGCCAGTCGCCTCGGCGAGCTCGATGAGCTCTACAGCGTCGACATCCATTTCCAGGACCCGTTGCACCGGATCGAAGGCCTGACCGCCTTGCGCGAGTACTTTGCGCAGTTGTATGCCAACGCCCATGACGTGCGCTACGACTTCCACGCGTTCGATGAGGTCGCTCCCGGTGAAGGTTATCTGCGCTGGACCTTGCACTTTCGGCACCCACGCCTGGCAGGCGGCGCCCCCATTGCCTTGCAGGGTTGCAGCCATTTGCGCTGGACCGACCGTGTCTACCATCACCAGGATTTCTTCGACGCCGGCGCCCTGCTCTACGAACACCTGCCGTTGCTGGGACCGGCGGTCCGCTGGCTCAAGCGGAGGCTGGCATGA
- a CDS encoding NAD(P)/FAD-dependent oxidoreductase yields MRIAIIGSGISGLTCAYLLNRRHQITLFEADDRIGGHTHTVEVDWQGRRYGVDTGFIVYNDWTYPNFIRLLDQLGVASRPTEMSFSVHEPATGQEYKGHTLRSLFARRRNLLSPGFWGMLRDILRFNRQATADLQAQRIDAATRLGDYLHSHGYGQRFIDHYIVPMGSAIWSMSPARMLEFPLQFFVRFCHNHGLLSVNHRPQWRVIEGGSCGYITPLCAGFRQHIRLDCPVQRVSRDASGVSVTSAVGIEHFDKVVFACHSDQALALLEAPSAEETEVLGALAYASNEVLLHTDTRLLPRRRQAWASWNYRLGGPPQAPAALTYNMNILQGLDAPVTFCVSLNQSDAVDPALVLARFDYAHPQYSLAGVAAQARQGELQGQRHSYFCGAYWANGFHEDGVVSALHVAEHFGEHL; encoded by the coding sequence ATGCGCATCGCAATCATCGGCAGTGGCATTTCCGGGTTGACCTGCGCCTACCTGTTGAACCGTCGCCATCAGATCACCCTCTTCGAGGCCGACGACCGGATCGGGGGCCACACCCATACCGTGGAGGTCGATTGGCAAGGCCGACGCTATGGCGTGGATACCGGTTTCATCGTGTACAACGACTGGACCTACCCGAACTTCATTCGCCTGCTGGACCAATTGGGTGTCGCTTCGCGCCCTACGGAAATGAGTTTCTCGGTGCATGAACCGGCCACCGGGCAAGAATACAAGGGCCACACCTTGCGCAGCCTGTTCGCCCGCCGGCGCAACCTGCTGTCACCCGGTTTCTGGGGCATGCTGCGAGACATCCTGCGGTTCAACCGGCAGGCGACAGCCGATCTGCAGGCGCAACGCATCGACGCTGCCACGCGGCTCGGTGACTACCTGCACAGCCACGGTTACGGCCAGCGTTTCATCGATCACTACATCGTGCCTATGGGTTCGGCGATCTGGTCGATGTCGCCGGCCAGGATGCTGGAGTTTCCGCTGCAGTTCTTCGTGCGCTTCTGCCACAACCACGGTCTGCTGTCAGTCAACCACCGTCCGCAATGGCGCGTGATCGAAGGCGGCTCTTGCGGTTATATCACCCCGTTGTGCGCCGGGTTCCGCCAGCACATCCGACTCGACTGCCCGGTGCAACGCGTCAGCCGGGACGCCAGCGGGGTCAGCGTGACCAGCGCAGTTGGCATCGAGCACTTCGATAAAGTGGTGTTCGCCTGCCACAGCGACCAGGCCCTCGCCCTGCTCGAGGCTCCCAGCGCCGAAGAGACCGAGGTCCTCGGTGCCTTGGCCTACGCCAGCAACGAAGTGCTGCTGCACACCGATACCCGACTACTGCCACGGCGGCGCCAGGCCTGGGCAAGCTGGAACTACCGCCTCGGTGGACCACCCCAGGCACCGGCCGCGCTGACGTACAACATGAACATCCTCCAGGGCCTGGACGCGCCGGTGACCTTTTGCGTGAGCCTGAACCAGAGCGATGCGGTCGACCCGGCCCTGGTGCTTGCACGCTTCGATTACGCCCATCCCCAGTACAGCCTCGCCGGCGTCGCCGCACAGGCCCGCCAGGGTGAGTTGCAAGGGCAGCGGCACAGCTATTTCTGCGGAGCCTATTGGGCCAACGGTTTTCATGAAGACGGTGTGGTCAGCGCACTCCACGTCGCGGAGCATTTCGGAGAGCACCTGTGA
- a CDS encoding SDR family NAD(P)-dependent oxidoreductase: MSRIWLTGASSGIGAALAAQLLEQGHHLALSARQAEPLQALAARYPDQVLALPGDLTDPRQVALVCQQIEREWLALDVVILNAGTCEYLESGHFDTHLVERVITTNLLGTSHCLEAALPLLRRGQRPHLVVVGSAVTWLALPRAGAYGASKAALRYLVESLRIDLAAEGIDVTLVSPGFVDTPLTRRNDFPMPMRWSAQQAARHIARCLPARPLDIAFPWAFTAVLRLLGQLPARWRLALGRRLARPNKES; the protein is encoded by the coding sequence ATGAGCCGCATCTGGCTGACCGGGGCCAGCAGCGGCATTGGCGCGGCCCTCGCGGCACAGTTGCTGGAACAAGGCCATCACCTGGCATTGAGCGCACGCCAGGCAGAACCCTTGCAGGCGTTGGCGGCCCGCTATCCAGACCAGGTGCTGGCACTGCCGGGCGACCTGACCGACCCGCGCCAGGTCGCCCTGGTCTGCCAGCAGATCGAGCGTGAATGGTTGGCGCTGGACGTGGTGATCCTCAATGCCGGGACCTGTGAATACCTGGAATCCGGGCATTTCGACACCCACCTCGTCGAGCGTGTCATCACCACCAACCTGCTCGGTACCAGCCATTGCCTGGAGGCGGCCTTGCCCTTGCTACGCCGGGGCCAACGCCCGCATCTGGTGGTGGTGGGCAGCGCGGTCACCTGGCTGGCCCTGCCGCGTGCCGGGGCTTACGGAGCCTCGAAGGCGGCATTGCGCTACCTGGTGGAATCCCTGCGTATCGACCTGGCCGCCGAAGGCATCGACGTCACTCTGGTGAGCCCCGGTTTCGTCGATACCCCGCTGACCCGGCGCAACGACTTCCCCATGCCCATGCGCTGGTCAGCGCAACAGGCGGCACGGCATATCGCCCGGTGCTTGCCGGCACGGCCGCTGGACATCGCATTTCCCTGGGCCTTCACCGCCGTTCTACGCCTGCTCGGACAGTTGCCCGCCCGCTGGCGGCTGGCCCTGGGCCGGCGCCTGGCACGCCCCAACAAGGAATCTTGA